One part of the Parabacteroides distasonis ATCC 8503 genome encodes these proteins:
- a CDS encoding fimbrillin family protein — MKKSTIMLWAIFGVLLMSCSEEEIANVETSSRNAIGFNVLSNAAETRATPTTNTNLKNTDFDVFAFTADGTAFMGKNDTEFEHDGVKIVYKNGKWDYDNASDLRYWPTEALDFYAFNPGTVSEDMMAFYSWEATKDVQKISYTCMDEYGSGTTHANYDVMYAMAKGQTKDMNNGIVKFNFKHILSQVVFKAKTQYDNMQVDIDVIKIHNFKFAGAFTLPAAADGTGSWSSSDLAFPHAFTVVKNANITVNSNTEATDITTNTPMLNIPQELTAWKVSETATKSKLEADNAKQCYLEIACKIRQSGAYLLGSASEYKTIYVPFGDTWEQGKRHIYTLIFGGGYDDQGEAVLNPIQFDAETTGWVDADKDVNVQP; from the coding sequence ATGAAAAAAAGTACAATAATGCTTTGGGCAATCTTTGGAGTACTACTGATGAGTTGCTCAGAAGAGGAGATTGCGAATGTGGAAACCTCCTCACGAAATGCGATTGGTTTTAACGTGTTAAGTAATGCGGCGGAAACGAGGGCTACCCCTACTACCAACACCAACTTGAAGAACACCGATTTCGACGTGTTCGCTTTTACGGCGGATGGTACTGCCTTCATGGGAAAGAACGACACGGAATTTGAACATGACGGAGTGAAGATCGTGTACAAAAATGGTAAGTGGGATTATGACAATGCGAGCGACCTTCGTTATTGGCCTACCGAGGCTTTGGACTTTTACGCGTTCAATCCCGGAACGGTTAGTGAAGACATGATGGCGTTTTATAGTTGGGAAGCCACCAAGGATGTCCAAAAGATAAGTTATACCTGCATGGATGAGTATGGAAGCGGTACTACTCATGCAAACTACGACGTGATGTATGCCATGGCCAAAGGCCAGACAAAAGACATGAACAACGGAATAGTGAAATTTAATTTCAAACATATTCTGTCACAGGTCGTATTCAAAGCAAAGACCCAATACGATAACATGCAGGTGGACATCGACGTGATCAAGATTCATAATTTCAAATTTGCCGGCGCCTTCACATTGCCTGCGGCAGCCGATGGAACGGGAAGTTGGAGTTCGTCTGATTTAGCATTTCCACACGCATTTACCGTAGTGAAAAACGCAAACATCACGGTCAATAGCAATACCGAAGCTACCGATATTACCACAAATACTCCTATGCTGAATATACCACAGGAGCTGACTGCTTGGAAAGTTTCCGAAACAGCCACCAAAAGCAAGTTGGAGGCCGATAATGCGAAGCAATGTTATCTGGAGATCGCCTGCAAAATCCGGCAGTCCGGAGCTTATCTGTTGGGTTCAGCAAGCGAATACAAAACAATTTATGTTCCGTTCGGAGATACATGGGAACAGGGCAAGCGTCATATCTACACGTTGATTTTCGGTGGTGGTTATGATGATCAGGGAGAGGCTGTGTTGAATCCGATCCAGTTTGATGCAGAGACAACAGGCTGGGTTGATGCAGATAAAGACGTAAACGTCCAACCTTAA
- a CDS encoding ParA family protein translates to MSKAKVISVLNHKGGVGKTTTTINLGGALRQKGYKVLLIDLDGQANLTESLGFSAELPQTIYGAMKGEYDLPIYEHKDGLRVVPSCLDLSAVETELINEAGRELILAHLIKGQKEKFDYILIDCPPSLSLLTLNALTASDRLIIPVQAQFLAMRGMAKLMQVVHKVQQRLNSDLSIAGVLITQYDGRKNLNKSVSELVQETFQGKVFSTHIRNAITLAEAPTQGQDIFHYAPKSAGAEDYEKVCNELLTEIK, encoded by the coding sequence ATGAGCAAAGCAAAAGTAATCTCCGTATTGAATCACAAGGGGGGAGTAGGAAAGACCACAACCACGATCAACCTGGGCGGTGCGTTACGTCAAAAAGGGTACAAGGTTCTTTTGATCGACCTTGACGGGCAGGCCAACCTGACCGAATCGCTGGGCTTCTCCGCGGAGCTTCCCCAAACGATCTACGGCGCGATGAAAGGCGAATACGACCTGCCGATCTACGAGCATAAGGACGGTCTTAGAGTCGTTCCCTCCTGCCTGGATCTCTCGGCCGTTGAAACGGAGTTAATCAACGAGGCCGGGCGGGAACTTATCTTAGCCCACCTTATCAAGGGCCAAAAGGAAAAATTCGATTATATCCTGATCGACTGCCCCCCCTCGCTGTCGCTGCTCACGCTTAACGCACTGACGGCCTCGGATCGGTTGATTATCCCGGTTCAGGCTCAATTCCTGGCAATGCGTGGAATGGCCAAACTTATGCAGGTCGTCCACAAGGTGCAGCAACGTTTGAACTCGGATCTTTCGATCGCCGGGGTCCTGATAACCCAGTACGACGGAAGAAAGAACCTGAACAAGAGCGTTTCGGAACTGGTACAGGAAACATTCCAGGGCAAAGTGTTCAGCACCCATATACGCAACGCCATTACGCTGGCCGAAGCCCCGACACAAGGGCAGGATATTTTTCACTATGCCCCAAAATCTGCCGGGGCAGAGGACTACGAGAAGGTATGTAACGAACTGCTAACAGAAATAAAGTAA
- a CDS encoding winged helix-turn-helix domain-containing protein, with amino-acid sequence MEKANIGFKAGIIFEKLGETGLITIAELARRLNFAADETALAAGWLARENKIYIERRNGLLYIRKE; translated from the coding sequence ATGGAAAAAGCAAATATAGGATTTAAAGCCGGGATCATCTTTGAAAAATTAGGAGAAACCGGACTTATAACCATTGCCGAGCTTGCGAGAAGGCTAAATTTTGCGGCTGATGAAACCGCACTCGCCGCCGGGTGGCTCGCACGTGAGAATAAGATATACATCGAACGGCGAAACGGTTTGCTGTATATCAGGAAAGAGTGA
- a CDS encoding Abi family protein: MKYKKIVRLYSNSRVAKYYRATSGDKNKAVMLYFANMKIAQAFHPLLSSFEVILRNQLHYALAHHFSDGNWIINQKNGFMVASSLTHTNKRTKKQVTNRYLLTEVQKAEKKISDRGARITAGRVIAEQTLGFWNSFYEVHHYILLSGVPCTIFKKLPSGYGRKQVNDVITQVRELRNRINHNEPICFVNKKCDFSYVREMYRLISKFLSWIDPEIMPSLKEVDKVIKTIDKEEQKQKG, from the coding sequence ATGAAATATAAAAAAATAGTTAGGTTATATTCAAATTCACGTGTGGCTAAGTATTATCGGGCTACAAGTGGAGATAAAAATAAGGCGGTAATGCTTTATTTTGCCAATATGAAGATAGCGCAGGCTTTTCATCCGCTACTTTCTTCCTTTGAAGTTATCTTGCGGAATCAGTTACATTATGCCCTGGCGCATCATTTTTCGGACGGGAACTGGATCATAAATCAGAAAAACGGGTTTATGGTAGCTTCTTCCTTGACGCACACGAATAAGCGTACAAAGAAGCAAGTAACCAATAGATACTTGCTGACGGAAGTGCAAAAAGCTGAAAAGAAAATTTCCGATCGTGGCGCGAGGATTACAGCAGGGAGGGTTATAGCGGAACAGACCTTGGGCTTCTGGAACAGTTTTTATGAGGTTCATCATTATATACTATTATCCGGTGTCCCTTGTACCATATTTAAGAAACTGCCTTCCGGATATGGACGGAAACAAGTCAATGATGTTATCACACAAGTTCGTGAATTGAGGAATCGCATTAATCATAATGAGCCTATTTGCTTTGTAAATAAAAAATGTGATTTTTCTTATGTAAGGGAAATGTATAGGTTAATTAGCAAATTTCTTTCTTGGATAGATCCGGAAATAATGCCGTCCTTGAAAGAGGTGGATAAGGTGATTAAAACAATAGATAAGGAAGAGCAAAAGCAAAAGGGATGA
- the istA gene encoding IS21 family transposase, whose amino-acid sequence MKTMVERQSIIHMYRVCGYSKRRISRELHVSRHTVDNILSEYESAIRTDNPEEALSDLLTVQPKYDSSKRRPRRLTQEIKDEIGFCLKKNAVKVATGLRKQRMLKKDIHQFLLSKGYTISYATVCSYIKNIESYKEKKKSEAFIRLFYEPGCIVEFDWGEVLLFIDGVKTKFYLAVFTFGHSNGRYAYLFRHQNTLAFMESHRNFFRDIHGVPAMMVYDNMRVAVKSFVGGDKKPTEALMKMSGFYCFEYRFCNVRAGWEKGHVERSVEYVRRKAFCLTDHFNDIRSAQEHLNRMCTQVNNEQGSLSTAEKSSRLEADLSSLKPFPGNLGCFEVNEYIVDKWSTVSMKNVHYSVPDSLVGEKVHVKVYSEKIVILYGKEKVASHQRSYCGGDWCIKLEHYLRTLSRKPGALPHSVVWQRAPEELKRLYDSYFKNDNRAFVLLLDYAWENGFSGTDIIRACRELTGRGVRKISPEQVKAMLHGNAQEEMEESMESPVLPAQQENIEREAVDMLEGITALMTGYNEAHDIIPTI is encoded by the coding sequence GGTTATAGCAAACGGCGTATCTCTCGTGAACTTCATGTCAGCCGTCATACCGTTGACAATATTCTTTCAGAATACGAATCAGCCATCCGTACTGATAATCCGGAAGAGGCTTTGAGTGATTTGCTTACCGTCCAGCCCAAGTATGACAGTTCCAAACGCCGCCCTCGCCGCCTTACACAAGAGATTAAGGACGAGATCGGGTTTTGCCTGAAGAAGAATGCCGTTAAGGTAGCTACGGGGCTTCGCAAGCAGCGCATGCTGAAGAAGGATATCCACCAGTTTCTGTTATCCAAAGGATATACCATCAGTTATGCCACAGTGTGCAGTTATATAAAAAATATAGAGTCATACAAAGAGAAGAAAAAGAGCGAAGCCTTTATCCGGTTGTTCTATGAGCCGGGATGCATTGTTGAGTTTGACTGGGGTGAAGTCCTTCTTTTTATTGACGGTGTCAAGACCAAGTTTTATCTGGCCGTATTCACTTTCGGGCATAGCAATGGCAGATACGCCTACCTTTTCAGGCATCAGAATACGCTTGCCTTCATGGAATCCCACCGCAACTTCTTCAGGGATATACATGGTGTCCCCGCCATGATGGTCTATGACAATATGCGTGTAGCCGTCAAGAGCTTTGTCGGTGGTGACAAGAAGCCTACGGAAGCCCTGATGAAGATGTCCGGTTTCTATTGTTTTGAGTACCGTTTCTGTAATGTACGGGCCGGATGGGAGAAAGGGCATGTGGAACGCAGCGTGGAATATGTCAGGAGGAAAGCTTTCTGCCTGACTGACCATTTCAATGACATACGTTCCGCCCAGGAGCATTTGAACCGAATGTGTACGCAGGTCAACAACGAGCAGGGCAGTCTTTCAACAGCGGAGAAATCATCGCGTCTGGAGGCTGATTTGTCATCGCTGAAGCCTTTTCCCGGCAACCTTGGCTGTTTTGAGGTCAATGAGTACATCGTGGACAAGTGGTCGACTGTCAGCATGAAAAATGTTCATTATTCCGTACCTGATTCCCTTGTAGGAGAAAAAGTACATGTCAAGGTCTACAGTGAAAAAATCGTCATCCTGTACGGGAAGGAGAAAGTGGCCTCGCACCAACGCAGTTATTGTGGTGGCGACTGGTGCATCAAGCTGGAGCACTACTTGCGTACACTTTCCCGTAAACCGGGTGCATTACCTCATTCTGTGGTCTGGCAAAGAGCACCGGAAGAACTGAAAAGACTGTATGACAGCTATTTCAAGAATGACAACAGGGCATTCGTCCTGCTGCTGGACTATGCATGGGAAAATGGTTTTTCCGGGACAGACATCATCAGGGCATGCAGGGAACTGACCGGACGTGGTGTCAGAAAGATATCTCCGGAACAGGTAAAGGCCATGTTGCATGGCAACGCACAGGAAGAGATGGAAGAATCCATGGAGTCGCCTGTTCTTCCGGCACAACAAGAGAATATAGAAAGAGAAGCCGTGGATATGCTTGAAGGCATTACGGCACTCATGACAGGATACAATGAAGCGCATGATATAATACCAACCATTTAA
- a CDS encoding winged helix-turn-helix domain-containing protein: MDKHIIGENAGKLWRLLSTDVHRKWTLQEVKDATGFNDLEAASAIGWLAREDKIQFELEHHSTKDKNVFLYLMLNVYF, encoded by the coding sequence ATGGATAAGCACATCATCGGAGAGAACGCAGGGAAACTCTGGCGCTTATTAAGCACAGACGTACACCGAAAATGGACTTTACAAGAAGTCAAGGATGCAACAGGGTTCAATGACCTGGAAGCTGCCAGCGCAATAGGTTGGCTCGCACGTGAGGACAAAATCCAATTCGAACTTGAACACCACAGCACTAAGGATAAGAACGTCTTTTTATACCTTATGCTGAACGTGTATTTTTAA
- a CDS encoding DUF5119 domain-containing protein: MILIRFSLVFIFLWMGLTACEHKDLCYDHPHFATVRVVFDWTKISNHDKPEGMRVVFYPTDDESNTWIFDFPGGEDGEVELPENDYRVICFNYDTDGMVWKENGSYTLFTADTRDVRSPDNQTMAVTPPWLCGDHIDRVILKDIPEGSTKIIRLTPVNMVCHYTYEVNGIRGLDRVADLRAALSGMSGSLNMSGDSLPADLSESLLFDGMVSRNQIIGGFYTFGHSALEGEPNVFRLYLKNRSGSMSVLEQDVSDQVHDVPVAGHIGDVHLVLNFDYEVPSEPGSGGPGFDVDVDDWDDVNVDIVL; this comes from the coding sequence GTGATACTGATACGCTTTAGTCTGGTGTTCATATTTTTATGGATGGGACTGACGGCTTGTGAGCATAAGGATTTATGTTACGATCATCCGCACTTTGCCACGGTGCGGGTAGTATTCGACTGGACCAAGATTTCCAATCATGACAAGCCTGAAGGCATGAGGGTCGTATTTTATCCGACCGATGATGAAAGCAACACGTGGATATTTGATTTCCCCGGAGGAGAGGATGGGGAAGTGGAGCTCCCCGAGAATGATTACCGGGTAATTTGCTTCAACTACGATACCGACGGGATGGTTTGGAAAGAAAACGGCAGTTACACGCTTTTTACTGCCGATACGCGTGATGTTCGGTCGCCGGATAACCAGACAATGGCCGTCACCCCACCCTGGCTGTGTGGCGACCATATAGACAGAGTTATCCTCAAGGACATTCCGGAAGGAAGCACGAAGATAATACGGCTAACTCCCGTAAACATGGTATGTCACTACACGTATGAGGTGAACGGAATTCGGGGACTGGACAGGGTGGCGGATTTGCGGGCCGCTCTTTCCGGCATGTCCGGCTCGCTTAACATGTCCGGCGACAGTTTGCCCGCCGATCTTTCGGAGAGCCTGCTCTTTGATGGAATGGTTTCACGGAATCAGATTATAGGCGGATTCTATACGTTTGGACATTCCGCACTTGAAGGAGAGCCCAATGTTTTCCGGCTGTATCTCAAGAACCGTTCAGGCAGCATGTCTGTATTGGAACAGGACGTGAGCGACCAAGTGCATGATGTCCCGGTAGCGGGGCATATCGGTGATGTGCATCTGGTGTTGAATTTTGATTATGAGGTACCATCCGAGCCGGGAAGTGGCGGTCCGGGATTTGATGTGGACGTTGATGATTGGGATGATGTGAATGTGGATATAGTGTTGTAA
- a CDS encoding conjugal transfer protein TraO, translated as MRKIAVLSLFLCLVAVCRAQYIGSQYMNVKLGYIVDESQVQGTFGFGKVYKAFKVGANLNYRNLNRDLVKANTVTVGPELAYYALKGRKFSLLGIAAGTIGYQKAKAKSDLVYLEKSKAFVYGYEVGIRPEMLLSPKVALFAEYRFEMLFNSILRNNNHVGLGCVIYL; from the coding sequence ATGAGAAAAATTGCCGTATTATCGCTCTTTTTGTGCCTGGTGGCCGTGTGCAGGGCACAATATATCGGAAGCCAGTATATGAACGTGAAGCTGGGCTATATCGTGGATGAAAGTCAGGTGCAGGGGACGTTCGGTTTTGGAAAGGTGTACAAGGCTTTCAAGGTGGGGGCAAACCTTAATTACCGGAATCTAAACCGGGATCTGGTAAAGGCAAACACCGTGACGGTCGGCCCGGAGCTGGCCTATTACGCCCTGAAAGGACGGAAATTCTCGCTCCTGGGGATCGCAGCCGGGACGATCGGCTACCAGAAAGCCAAGGCGAAAAGCGATCTTGTGTACCTGGAGAAAAGCAAGGCTTTCGTGTATGGGTACGAGGTCGGGATAAGGCCGGAAATGTTGCTAAGCCCGAAAGTGGCTCTTTTTGCCGAATACAGGTTTGAAATGTTGTTTAACTCCATTCTCCGGAATAACAACCATGTCGGCCTGGGGTGCGTGATCTATTTATAA
- the istB gene encoding IS21-like element helper ATPase IstB codes for MKSEKETIYDYATELKLLAFKEELEYTLSLAAGENWSHLHFLTELLGKESVRRRECRRKSRIKSAGFPQMKYLHELVMEDMPKEAQIILPELETLDFIREGRNIVLYGNPGTGKTHIATALGIKACQQDFTVLFTSVPVLLTQIREAKSAKTLRALQLRFEKYDLVICDEFGYVSCDKEGGELLFNHLSLRAGKKATIITTNLAFNRWNEIIKDKVLVAAMVDRLTHKAYLVNMTGLSYRLKETQKMRQDK; via the coding sequence ATGAAATCAGAAAAAGAAACCATTTATGACTATGCGACAGAACTGAAGCTGCTGGCCTTCAAAGAGGAACTGGAATACACCCTTTCATTGGCAGCCGGAGAAAACTGGAGCCATTTGCATTTCTTGACCGAATTGCTTGGAAAGGAAAGTGTCAGAAGAAGGGAATGTAGAAGAAAATCAAGGATAAAATCTGCGGGATTCCCACAAATGAAGTATCTGCATGAACTTGTCATGGAAGACATGCCCAAAGAGGCACAGATAATATTGCCTGAATTGGAAACACTGGACTTCATCAGGGAGGGAAGAAACATAGTCCTGTATGGAAATCCGGGGACGGGAAAGACTCATATTGCTACGGCTTTAGGAATAAAGGCCTGCCAGCAGGATTTTACCGTATTGTTTACTTCAGTCCCTGTCTTGCTTACCCAGATAAGGGAAGCCAAATCCGCAAAGACACTGCGGGCGTTGCAATTACGGTTTGAAAAATACGATCTGGTTATCTGTGATGAATTCGGATATGTCAGTTGTGACAAGGAAGGAGGAGAACTGCTTTTTAACCACTTGTCCTTAAGGGCCGGGAAAAAAGCTACAATCATTACTACTAATTTGGCTTTTAACAGATGGAATGAAATCATAAAGGACAAGGTGCTTGTAGCGGCAATGGTCGACAGGCTTACACATAAAGCCTATCTGGTAAATATGACCGGACTCTCTTATAGGCTCAAAGAAACACAAAAAATGAGACAAGATAAATGA
- a CDS encoding recombinase family protein: MNVVIYSRVSSQSARQSTERQVVDLERFAAGRGYEVTAVFEEKISGRKANIERPVLSRCLEYCTDPQNRVDMLLLTEISRLGRSTLEILKALDTLHTHKICVYIQNLNLETLRSDKTVNPLSSLITTLLGELAAIERQGIIDRLNSGRELYIQKGGRLGRKPGSRKTAEQRKEEYREAIALLKKGYSIRNVAKLTGKAVSTIQQVKKDFINS, from the coding sequence ATGAATGTGGTTATCTATTCACGTGTAAGCTCGCAGTCGGCCAGGCAATCGACCGAACGGCAGGTTGTCGATCTGGAGAGGTTCGCAGCCGGACGGGGGTACGAGGTGACAGCGGTCTTTGAGGAAAAGATAAGCGGACGAAAGGCCAATATCGAACGCCCGGTTTTAAGCCGTTGCCTGGAATACTGCACAGATCCGCAGAACCGGGTGGATATGTTGTTGTTGACCGAGATCTCACGCCTGGGGCGTTCCACCCTGGAGATCCTAAAGGCACTCGATACGCTGCACACGCATAAAATATGCGTGTATATCCAAAACCTGAACCTGGAAACATTACGGTCGGACAAGACGGTAAACCCCTTGTCCTCTCTGATTACTACCCTATTGGGGGAACTGGCCGCAATCGAACGCCAGGGGATCATCGACCGCCTTAATAGCGGACGGGAGTTGTACATCCAGAAAGGGGGCAGGCTGGGACGGAAGCCGGGAAGCCGGAAAACGGCCGAGCAGAGGAAAGAGGAATACCGGGAGGCGATCGCCTTGTTAAAGAAAGGCTACTCGATCCGGAACGTGGCGAAGCTCACGGGAAAAGCCGTTTCGACGATACAACAAGTAAAAAAAGACTTCATTAATAGCTGA
- a CDS encoding DUF4425 family protein: protein MRKYLYLSAVCVCMALCFVGCSKDDDEPGGKGAMYEVTIEQSGDFRSFIKSVVVVANGTQLKDGATGESLASPVILSDEELAVEKVTLSTTGKAIEFAVSGGVVDGEDGVVNEPMQWVVTVYKNGKEIEKKSLVFRDGKEISTDDLNLYYN from the coding sequence ATGAGAAAGTATTTGTATTTGTCAGCCGTATGCGTGTGCATGGCATTGTGTTTCGTCGGTTGCAGCAAGGACGACGACGAACCGGGAGGAAAAGGGGCGATGTATGAGGTAACGATCGAGCAGTCGGGAGATTTCCGCAGCTTCATTAAGTCGGTCGTGGTAGTCGCCAACGGTACGCAGTTGAAAGACGGGGCGACGGGGGAAAGCCTCGCAAGCCCGGTGATTCTAAGCGATGAAGAACTGGCCGTCGAAAAGGTGACGTTAAGTACGACGGGAAAGGCGATCGAGTTTGCCGTTTCCGGTGGTGTCGTGGACGGAGAGGACGGCGTTGTGAACGAGCCGATGCAGTGGGTAGTGACCGTTTACAAAAACGGAAAGGAGATCGAGAAAAAGAGCCTTGTTTTCCGGGACGGGAAGGAGATAAGTACGGATGATCTGAATCTGTATTATAATTGA
- a CDS encoding DUF3575 domain-containing protein, with the protein MLLSFLSCSVLFVSAQETRDSVKIYFHKGRTEIDLSLRDNRRSLEKISRRILEYRPDTAFSICKIMVVGAASPEGSIELNRRLSELRAKRLFDHVCGYSPLPDTLKTSVFVGRDWRGLLRLVENDPGMPGKSETVELLQGIVSEVEASGNGENKINELKRLRYGIPYRYMYRNLFPDLRASCLYIWYESKRKSFPAMQVISHLHDTLYLPCKLSPFGGETGGFQSGEKHGPFYMAVKTNMLYDALLVPNIGVEFYVGKNWSVAGNWMYAWWKSDRKHNYWRIYGGDVELRRWFGRRAVEKPFSGHHVGLYGQIVTYDFELGGKGYLGDKWSYGGGVAYGYSLPVGHRFNVDFTLGIGYLGGLYKEYIPLDGHYVWQTTKKRRWFGPTKAGISLVWLIGRGNYSRKKGGRQ; encoded by the coding sequence ATTCTCCTTTCTTTTTTATCGTGTTCCGTTCTTTTCGTTTCCGCTCAAGAGACACGGGATTCCGTGAAAATATATTTCCACAAGGGTAGAACGGAAATAGATCTCTCTTTACGGGATAACAGGCGGTCGTTAGAGAAGATCAGCCGCCGGATATTGGAATACAGGCCGGACACGGCTTTCTCTATCTGCAAGATTATGGTGGTCGGTGCGGCGTCCCCCGAGGGGAGCATCGAACTGAACAGGCGTTTGTCTGAACTAAGGGCGAAACGTTTGTTCGATCACGTGTGCGGTTACTCGCCGCTACCCGACACGCTGAAAACGTCGGTATTCGTGGGGCGTGACTGGAGGGGATTGCTGCGTTTGGTGGAGAATGATCCCGGAATGCCCGGTAAATCGGAAACGGTGGAGCTTCTGCAAGGTATTGTTTCCGAGGTGGAAGCAAGTGGAAACGGGGAGAACAAGATAAATGAATTGAAACGCTTGCGGTACGGCATCCCATATCGGTACATGTATCGGAATTTGTTTCCGGATCTTCGTGCATCTTGTTTGTATATTTGGTATGAATCGAAACGGAAGTCGTTCCCTGCCATGCAGGTTATCTCCCACCTGCATGATACATTGTACTTACCTTGTAAGCTTTCTCCGTTCGGTGGAGAAACGGGCGGTTTCCAGTCTGGGGAAAAACATGGGCCTTTTTACATGGCCGTGAAAACGAACATGCTTTATGATGCGTTGCTTGTGCCGAATATAGGGGTGGAGTTTTACGTCGGAAAGAACTGGTCTGTGGCCGGGAATTGGATGTATGCCTGGTGGAAAAGTGATCGGAAGCATAATTATTGGCGTATCTATGGGGGAGATGTGGAGTTGCGCCGCTGGTTCGGTCGGAGAGCGGTGGAAAAACCGTTTTCCGGGCATCATGTCGGATTGTACGGGCAGATCGTCACCTATGATTTCGAATTGGGTGGGAAAGGTTACTTGGGGGATAAATGGAGTTACGGGGGAGGCGTGGCTTACGGCTACTCGTTACCTGTGGGACATCGGTTCAATGTGGATTTCACGTTGGGAATCGGCTACCTTGGAGGATTGTACAAGGAGTACATCCCTTTGGACGGTCACTATGTATGGCAGACCACTAAAAAACGCCGCTGGTTCGGCCCGACCAAGGCGGGTATCTCTTTGGTGTGGTTGATCGGGCGGGGGAATTATAGCCGGAAGAAAGGAGGCAGGCAGTGA